The uncultured Hyphomonas sp. genome includes a region encoding these proteins:
- the prfB gene encoding peptide chain release factor 2 (programmed frameshift), producing MSAEIKSLIDQIRSSAALLRRRLDWDTATKRLDELTALSEKPDFWDDPQAAQAMMRERQKLADGIETVEALEKEAEDAGELLELAEGDDDMVADLEASLKRAADRAEKAELAALLSGEADGNDAYIQINAGEGGTESQDWASILRRMYVRWAEKHGHKVEEMDEREGEEAGIKSATLQIKGDSAYGWLKSEQGVHRLVRISPFDSSARRHTSFASVTVTPVIDDNIEIEIDPSDVRTDTYRASGAGGQHVNRTDSAVRLTHEPTGIVVQCQNDRSQHRNRDQAWQMLRSRLYELELQKRREVADASYAGKTDIGFGHQIRSYVLQPYQMVKDLRTEVETSDTQGVLDGDIDRFLSASLAASVATGEDEE from the exons ATGTCCGCAGAAATCAAGTCGCTGATTGACCAGATCCGCTCCTCGGCCGCCTTGCTACGGAGGCGTCTT GACTGGGATACAGCCACAAAACGCCTCGATGAACTGACCGCCCTTTCCGAAAAGCCGGACTTCTGGGACGATCCGCAGGCCGCCCAGGCCATGATGCGCGAGCGCCAGAAACTGGCCGACGGGATCGAAACCGTCGAAGCCCTCGAAAAGGAAGCCGAAGACGCGGGCGAGCTGCTGGAGCTTGCCGAGGGCGACGACGACATGGTCGCCGACCTTGAAGCCTCGCTGAAACGCGCCGCCGACCGGGCGGAGAAGGCCGAGCTGGCCGCGCTGCTTTCCGGCGAAGCCGATGGCAATGACGCCTACATCCAGATCAATGCCGGTGAAGGCGGGACGGAGAGCCAGGACTGGGCCTCGATCCTGCGGCGCATGTATGTGCGCTGGGCCGAAAAGCACGGGCACAAGGTCGAGGAGATGGACGAGCGCGAAGGCGAGGAAGCGGGCATCAAATCCGCGACGCTCCAGATCAAGGGCGACAGCGCCTATGGCTGGCTGAAGTCGGAGCAGGGCGTCCACCGCCTCGTCCGCATTTCGCCGTTCGACAGTTCCGCGCGCCGCCATACCAGCTTTGCCTCTGTCACCGTTACGCCGGTAATCGACGACAATATCGAGATCGAGATCGACCCGTCCGATGTGCGCACCGACACCTACCGGGCGTCCGGTGCGGGCGGCCAGCACGTCAACCGGACCGATTCCGCCGTCCGCCTGACGCACGAGCCGACCGGCATCGTGGTGCAGTGCCAGAACGACCGGTCCCAGCACCGTAACCGCGACCAGGCCTGGCAGATGCTGCGGTCCCGCCTTTATGAGCTGGAACTGCAGAAGCGCCGCGAAGTCGCCGATGCCAGCTATGCCGGCAAGACCGATATCGGCTTCGGCCACCAGATCCGCTCTTACGTCCTGCAGCCATACCAGATGGTGAAGGACCTCCGGACCGAGGTGGAAACCTCCGACACGCAGGGCGTGTTGGATGGTGACATCGACCGCTTCCTGTCGGCCTCGCTGGCCGCGTCAGTCGCAACGGGTGAAGACGAAGAGTAG
- a CDS encoding penicillin-binding protein 1A — MSDGRYESVENRFGINGFYLPGPRWMWVWMRRLFVLGFILAIIGIIALWLYFAALGRTVPSIAKLKQYEPPITSRVHAGDGTLIAEFADQHRVFVPYESIPTHVVDAFVAAEDKNYFQHNGLDYVGILRGGINSVKNKITGKGGLQGGSTITQQVAKNMLLTRDQNLTRKAKEAIVAQRMEKEFSKGQILELYLNEIYLGGRSYGVGSAALNYFNKSLPELDLSEAAVLASLAKAPSAVNPYTNPKRLLARRNYVLGRMVQDGYITQVEADEAMSKPLTTTRRLKGPEYVAATYFVQELRRDLIKSYGEETLEQSGLSIRSTIDTSLQLAAQQALRNGLIAYDRRHGWRGPVTTIDPGDGAQDALNEVKLPGGYGTWEAAMVQKVSASGATLLLTDGATIKLPAEEVEWANTYKPQGAKAGLQVGQVVLAELKRQVLNADETLAPRSEEAELDPEGNEIDVGEIEPMLVPVGNATLRQVPEVDGALIALDPHTGRILAMQGGYSFFKSSYNRVTQSKRQPGSSFKAFVYAAALEKGYTPATRMLDAPFVSFDVSTGDYWRPSNYTEGRSYGMVTLRVALEKSLNQVTARVAQDIGMEAVSDLAVRMGVYEDLPPYAAMSLGAGDAYLIDMARGYAGFVNGGKKITPTLLDRVQDRHGRTLFRHDERACDGCQAEEWSGQEPPQLAEVGEQVLDPIVAYQITHMLEGVVERGTGRRALRVGKPLAGKTGTTDDYRDAIFMGFSPDLVVGVRVGFDDNRELGEGEAGGSVAAPIFTEFMEKALADQAAIPFRIPPGVRLVKIDARTGELPEPGTSVIIDEAFRPGTEPGLSVFSSSDDCLSISGSCGAGSGSGSVSGFDPERDAGVVPEDPTQPQEQAVTGDLDGTY, encoded by the coding sequence ATGAGTGACGGCAGATACGAAAGCGTCGAAAACCGCTTCGGAATCAATGGGTTTTACCTGCCTGGACCACGCTGGATGTGGGTCTGGATGCGCCGGCTTTTCGTGCTTGGCTTCATCCTGGCGATTATCGGCATCATAGCGCTCTGGCTGTATTTCGCCGCGCTCGGCCGCACTGTGCCGTCGATTGCCAAACTCAAGCAGTATGAGCCGCCCATCACCTCCCGGGTCCATGCAGGCGATGGGACGCTGATTGCGGAATTTGCCGACCAGCACCGGGTTTTCGTGCCGTACGAGTCGATCCCCACGCATGTGGTCGACGCATTCGTCGCGGCTGAGGACAAGAATTATTTCCAGCACAACGGCCTCGACTATGTCGGTATCCTGCGGGGCGGGATCAATTCGGTGAAGAACAAGATCACCGGCAAGGGCGGCCTTCAGGGCGGCTCGACGATCACCCAGCAGGTGGCCAAGAACATGCTGCTGACGCGGGACCAGAACCTGACCCGCAAGGCGAAGGAAGCCATCGTCGCCCAGCGCATGGAAAAGGAATTCTCTAAGGGGCAGATCCTCGAACTATACCTGAACGAGATCTATCTCGGCGGCCGGTCCTATGGCGTCGGGTCGGCTGCGCTGAACTATTTCAATAAATCCCTGCCGGAACTGGACCTGTCCGAAGCCGCCGTCCTGGCGTCGCTTGCCAAGGCCCCCTCGGCCGTCAATCCGTACACAAACCCGAAACGCCTCCTGGCACGCCGGAATTATGTACTGGGGCGCATGGTTCAGGATGGCTACATTACCCAGGTCGAAGCCGATGAGGCGATGAGCAAGCCGCTCACCACAACGCGCCGCCTGAAAGGACCGGAATACGTTGCCGCGACCTATTTCGTTCAGGAGCTGCGCCGCGACCTGATCAAATCCTATGGCGAGGAGACGCTGGAACAGAGCGGGCTGTCGATCCGCTCCACGATCGATACGAGCCTGCAGCTTGCTGCCCAGCAAGCCCTTCGCAATGGCCTGATCGCCTATGACCGCCGCCATGGCTGGCGCGGTCCCGTCACGACGATCGATCCCGGCGATGGCGCGCAGGACGCCCTGAACGAGGTCAAGCTGCCCGGCGGGTACGGCACATGGGAAGCTGCCATGGTGCAGAAAGTGTCAGCATCCGGTGCGACGCTGCTGCTGACCGATGGCGCAACGATCAAGCTGCCGGCCGAAGAAGTCGAGTGGGCCAATACTTACAAGCCCCAGGGCGCCAAGGCCGGGCTGCAGGTCGGCCAGGTCGTTCTGGCAGAACTGAAACGCCAGGTGCTCAATGCCGATGAAACGCTGGCGCCGCGCTCGGAAGAGGCGGAGCTGGATCCGGAAGGCAATGAGATAGATGTCGGTGAGATCGAGCCGATGCTGGTGCCGGTGGGCAATGCCACGCTGCGCCAGGTGCCGGAAGTTGATGGCGCGCTGATTGCGCTCGATCCGCATACTGGCCGGATCCTTGCCATGCAGGGAGGCTACTCCTTCTTCAAGTCGAGCTACAATCGCGTCACCCAGTCCAAGCGCCAGCCGGGCTCCAGCTTCAAGGCGTTTGTTTATGCGGCTGCGCTGGAAAAGGGCTACACGCCGGCGACCCGGATGCTGGATGCGCCGTTCGTGTCCTTCGATGTCTCGACCGGGGATTATTGGCGCCCGTCAAACTATACCGAAGGCCGGTCCTACGGCATGGTGACCTTGCGGGTCGCGCTTGAGAAGTCGCTGAACCAGGTCACCGCGCGGGTGGCGCAGGATATTGGCATGGAAGCGGTGAGCGACCTTGCTGTCCGCATGGGTGTCTATGAAGACCTTCCGCCCTATGCCGCCATGTCCCTCGGCGCGGGCGACGCTTATCTGATTGACATGGCGCGCGGCTATGCCGGCTTCGTCAATGGCGGGAAGAAGATCACGCCGACGCTGCTGGACCGTGTCCAGGACCGTCACGGCCGTACGCTGTTCCGCCACGACGAACGCGCCTGCGACGGCTGCCAGGCGGAAGAGTGGAGCGGCCAGGAGCCGCCGCAGCTGGCCGAAGTGGGCGAGCAGGTGCTGGACCCGATCGTGGCCTACCAGATCACCCACATGCTGGAAGGCGTCGTCGAGCGCGGCACCGGCCGCCGGGCGCTGCGCGTCGGCAAGCCGCTGGCCGGCAAGACGGGCACCACGGACGATTATCGCGACGCCATCTTCATGGGCTTCTCGCCTGACCTCGTGGTCGGCGTCCGCGTTGGTTTCGACGACAACCGCGAGCTTGGCGAAGGCGAAGCCGGTGGTTCGGTCGCTGCGCCGATCTTTACCGAGTTCATGGAAAAGGCACTGGCCGACCAGGCCGCGATCCCGTTCCGGATTCCGCCCGGCGTGCGCCTCGTGAAGATCGATGCCCGCACAGGCGAGCTGCCGGAGCCCGGGACCAGCGTCATTATCGATGAGGCCTTCCGTCCGGGCACGGAGCCGGGGCTTTCGGTCTTCAGCAGCAGCGACGACTGCCTGTCGATCTCCGGCAGCTGCGGCGCCGGAAGCGGCTCGGGCAGCGTGTCCGGCTTCGATCCGGAGCGCGATGCCGGTGTCGTTCCGGAAGACCCGACGCAGCCGCAGGAGCAGGCCGTCACCGGGGACCTCGACGGTACTTACTGA
- a CDS encoding tetratricopeptide repeat protein: MRFKNSVAASALVLSLSLSLSLGACAAAPAAALVETQPEDIEIAETYSVLSDAARATSVLDPRGKPVGPDAYAVPSDAVKAGDMAAFLTLTRNLDMEDRDASPLFDAFIALDEAAAGRIEEARQTLADAGARSGETGETSFYIYLDAWLLAMDGKADEAINRHRGAASGMPGLTGDLSLAAMLDALGRPEQALAVYESMTPSKIEAPEHEFDPKGLLYSHIRTVISRHALLLQRLGRIDEAKAAYQKLADAEPEEAISYAAAMDSLETGKNLRNQPQSVAEAFSQSLSDVSRALQEQRIIRRIMMGGRVDGFDDQRSAFDQVALLVSPENESLRSGIIDEMYASALYDGVAHVANTAPEATSSLQIAAAQAKLMTGQEDAARAAIDRALSLTDDDNRLSTLYGALQLHSRMNDEMASRDLIREVIAMSENPAEKAAAHGLATGIFNQFGDTEQAVEHAEQARELDDTHDRRIVLADALGRNGQINEALAILRTERLSRPNDPYMLNTLGYFLIERTDKLEEGFKVLSRARAMAERDPYIADSLGWAYFKLGHLSEAKRLIEVAREELAPHKHWEIESHLGDIYWYLDDKDAAAEAWQAALDNRPPAEEKSALVDRLENGLSDPEPERKALPDVSLTDGEVDRQDI; this comes from the coding sequence ATGCGCTTCAAGAATTCTGTCGCGGCAAGCGCGCTTGTCTTGTCGCTTTCCCTGTCCCTTTCGCTGGGGGCATGCGCCGCCGCTCCGGCAGCGGCATTGGTTGAGACCCAGCCGGAAGACATCGAAATCGCCGAAACCTATTCCGTGCTGTCCGATGCGGCGCGGGCCACTTCGGTGCTGGATCCCCGGGGCAAGCCGGTGGGGCCGGACGCCTATGCCGTGCCGTCCGATGCGGTGAAGGCCGGCGACATGGCCGCCTTCCTGACCCTGACGCGCAACCTCGACATGGAAGACCGGGACGCGAGCCCCTTGTTCGACGCCTTCATCGCGCTGGACGAAGCGGCGGCCGGGCGGATCGAAGAGGCTCGCCAGACACTCGCTGACGCCGGCGCGCGCTCGGGGGAGACCGGCGAGACCAGCTTCTACATCTATCTCGACGCCTGGCTGCTCGCCATGGACGGCAAGGCGGACGAGGCGATCAACCGTCACCGCGGCGCCGCCAGCGGCATGCCGGGCCTGACGGGCGATCTCTCCCTGGCCGCGATGCTGGACGCGCTCGGCCGGCCGGAACAGGCGCTTGCCGTATATGAGTCGATGACGCCGTCGAAGATCGAAGCGCCCGAGCATGAGTTCGACCCGAAGGGACTCCTCTACAGCCACATCCGGACGGTCATTTCCCGTCACGCCCTGCTGCTTCAGCGGCTGGGCCGCATCGATGAAGCCAAGGCCGCATACCAGAAGCTGGCCGACGCGGAACCGGAAGAGGCGATCAGCTACGCGGCCGCGATGGACAGCCTGGAAACCGGCAAGAATTTGCGCAACCAGCCCCAGTCCGTGGCTGAGGCGTTCAGCCAGTCACTCTCGGATGTTTCCCGCGCGCTTCAGGAGCAGCGCATCATCCGCCGCATCATGATGGGCGGCCGCGTCGATGGCTTCGACGACCAGCGGTCCGCCTTCGATCAGGTGGCGCTGCTGGTGTCTCCGGAGAATGAATCCCTGCGGTCCGGCATTATCGACGAGATGTATGCCAGCGCGCTCTATGATGGCGTGGCTCATGTCGCCAACACGGCGCCGGAGGCGACATCGTCCCTGCAGATCGCGGCGGCGCAGGCAAAGCTGATGACCGGCCAGGAGGATGCCGCCCGCGCAGCGATTGACCGGGCGCTCAGTCTCACCGACGACGATAACCGGCTCTCGACGCTCTATGGCGCGCTTCAGCTGCACTCGCGGATGAATGACGAAATGGCCTCGCGGGACCTGATCCGGGAGGTCATCGCCATGTCGGAAAACCCGGCAGAGAAGGCGGCGGCGCATGGGCTCGCGACCGGTATCTTCAACCAGTTCGGTGACACCGAGCAGGCGGTCGAACATGCCGAACAGGCGCGCGAACTGGATGACACGCATGATCGCCGCATCGTGCTGGCCGACGCGCTCGGCCGGAATGGCCAGATCAATGAAGCGCTCGCCATCCTGCGGACAGAGCGGTTGTCCCGCCCGAACGATCCCTACATGCTGAACACGCTCGGCTATTTCCTGATCGAGCGGACGGACAAGCTGGAAGAGGGCTTCAAGGTGCTGAGCCGGGCACGGGCCATGGCAGAGCGCGATCCGTATATCGCAGACTCCCTTGGCTGGGCCTATTTCAAGCTGGGCCATCTCAGCGAAGCCAAGCGCCTGATCGAGGTGGCCCGCGAAGAGCTGGCGCCACACAAGCACTGGGAGATCGAGTCCCATCTGGGCGACATCTACTGGTACCTTGATGACAAGGACGCGGCAGCAGAGGCCTGGCAGGCCGCGCTCGACAACCGGCCGCCCGCCGAGGAAAAGAGCGCGCTGGTCGACCGGCTGGAAAACGGGCTCAGCGATCCTGAGCCGGAGCGCAAGGCCTTGCCGGATGTCTCGCTGACGGATGGCGAAGTGGACCGTCAGGACATCTGA